In Cyprinus carpio isolate SPL01 chromosome B16, ASM1834038v1, whole genome shotgun sequence, the following are encoded in one genomic region:
- the si:dkey-82o10.4 gene encoding m-AAA protease-interacting protein 1, mitochondrial isoform X1 produces MQRFTCLAARRELAFLACPWKRNIVAIKHDSHCRPWGHQHQRVRPHASCATSPKRAWHHLRRPSAGQHYRLYSKDADRDTKDTEHPGITVVGTPDPIAWIRNKIILFLIELYFGLKFSVEFDSGVKQAAVHVSTVLSKGKFDELRSVMSKEAVDSVRKKCKTLSEAQKRHLAISLSDIIFLLPEDVSVFFDQSGRKFLYITMRLWYLSSADVPEDPESTRIFRMDLTEDDGPQKKIITAVYEFYRELTAGADPEWMVTRIWHWKQLE; encoded by the exons ATGCAACGATTCACGTGTTTGGCTGCACGTCGGGAACTCGCTTTCTTGGCCTGTCCGTGGAAGAGGAATATTGTGGCTATTAAACACGATAGCCACTGCCGACCATGGGGGCATCAGCATCAGCGCGTGCGCCCTCATGCCAGCTGCGCGACCTCTCCAAAGCGCGCGTGGCATCACCTGCGCAGACCGTCTGCTGGCCAGCACTACAGACTTTATAGTAAAGATGCAGACAGGGACACTAAGGACACTGAGCATCCTGGCATCACAGTGGTGGGCACCCCGGATCCCATCGCGTGGATCAGGAATAAGATTATcttgtttttaattgaattgtaTTTTGGCTTGAAGTTCAGTGTGGAGTTTGACAGTGGAGTGAAACAG GCAGCAGTCCATGTGTCTACTGTGCTCTCCAAAGGCAAGTTTGATGAATTAAGGAGTGTAATGTCGAAAGAG GCTGTTGACAGTGTCAGAAAGAAATGTAAAACTCTGTCAGAGGCCCAAAAAAGACATCTAGCCATTTCCCTCAGTGACATTATATTTCTGCTGCCTGAGGATGTGTCTGTATTCTTTGACCAGAGCG GCAGAAAGTTTCTTTACATCACAATGAGGCTTTGGTATCTGTCCAGCGCAGACGTACCTGAGGACCCAGAGAGCACCCGCATCTTCAGGATGGACTTAACTGAAGACGATGGTCCTCAAAAGAAGATCATCACAGCTGTGTATGA GTTTTATCGTGAGTTGACTGCTGGAGCTGATCCCGAGTGGATGGTGACCCGGATATGGCACTGGAAGCAACTAGAGTAA
- the si:dkey-82o10.4 gene encoding m-AAA protease-interacting protein 1, mitochondrial isoform X2, which produces MQRFTCLAARRELAFLACPWKRNIVAIKHDSHCRPWGHQHQRVRPHASCATSPKRAWHHLRRPSAGQHYRLYSKDADRDTKDTEHPGITVAAVHVSTVLSKGKFDELRSVMSKEAVDSVRKKCKTLSEAQKRHLAISLSDIIFLLPEDVSVFFDQSGRKFLYITMRLWYLSSADVPEDPESTRIFRMDLTEDDGPQKKIITAVYEFYRELTAGADPEWMVTRIWHWKQLE; this is translated from the exons ATGCAACGATTCACGTGTTTGGCTGCACGTCGGGAACTCGCTTTCTTGGCCTGTCCGTGGAAGAGGAATATTGTGGCTATTAAACACGATAGCCACTGCCGACCATGGGGGCATCAGCATCAGCGCGTGCGCCCTCATGCCAGCTGCGCGACCTCTCCAAAGCGCGCGTGGCATCACCTGCGCAGACCGTCTGCTGGCCAGCACTACAGACTTTATAGTAAAGATGCAGACAGGGACACTAAGGACACTGAGCATCCTGGCATCACAGTG GCAGCAGTCCATGTGTCTACTGTGCTCTCCAAAGGCAAGTTTGATGAATTAAGGAGTGTAATGTCGAAAGAG GCTGTTGACAGTGTCAGAAAGAAATGTAAAACTCTGTCAGAGGCCCAAAAAAGACATCTAGCCATTTCCCTCAGTGACATTATATTTCTGCTGCCTGAGGATGTGTCTGTATTCTTTGACCAGAGCG GCAGAAAGTTTCTTTACATCACAATGAGGCTTTGGTATCTGTCCAGCGCAGACGTACCTGAGGACCCAGAGAGCACCCGCATCTTCAGGATGGACTTAACTGAAGACGATGGTCCTCAAAAGAAGATCATCACAGCTGTGTATGA GTTTTATCGTGAGTTGACTGCTGGAGCTGATCCCGAGTGGATGGTGACCCGGATATGGCACTGGAAGCAACTAGAGTAA
- the efhb gene encoding LOW QUALITY PROTEIN: EF-hand domain-containing family member B (The sequence of the model RefSeq protein was modified relative to this genomic sequence to represent the inferred CDS: inserted 2 bases in 1 codon): protein MLQLSNGGEVNNPTKTTHQVKKEADEGHQLYIRSHGSYFVGERVDRESAIAITLGEIVGLVSQHLVTMICPSQTSTDQHPSCDPWHNSAKLVSKRCDDFREKAQLQTGKVHDPIAETLNVPSDHTFGGLMKPDSFGVGDLLHQTPSDEYLKGKDRQRAVVSAVRQHLKKSNYQNFGSLLEEFKYYDKSGRLGQPQLTCSAQTSRNPAPPRTVQNNFFTSSSLINAVVDGLSPADDHTYGVPTVWADXPAPQIKRVSDRTNYGDEATAHDLVHPPLHSFYGALERIAQIFQKVGLSVAEETFEEAWKLTSMRHPAGDVCVENFRNVLGELRAN, encoded by the exons ATGCTCCAGT TATCTAACGGCGGTGAGGTTAACAATCCAACCAAAACCACACATCAGGTGAAGAAGGAAGCGGATGAGGGACATCAGCTCTACATTCGCTCGCATGGATCCTATTTTGTAG GAGAGCGTGTTGACAGAGAGAGTGCAATTGCAATCACTTTAGGAGAGATAGTAGGTTTGGTGTCCCAACACCTCGTTACAATGAT ATGCCCATCCCAAaccagtactgatcaacatccctcctgtgacccatg GCACAACAGCGCAAAATTAGTTTCCAAACGCTGCGACGACTTCAGAGAAAAGGCTCAGCTTCAAACAGGCAAAGTTCATGATCC AATTGCAGAGACATTAAATGTTCCCAGTGATCACACATTTGGAGGCTTGATGAAACCTGACAGCTTTG GTGTGGGTGACTTGCTCCATCAAACTCCATCTGACGAGTACCTGAAAGGTAAAGACAGACAGCGAGCCGTGGTCAGTGCTGTTCGCCAGCACCTCAAGAAGTCCAACTACCAGAATTTCGGCTCATTACTGGAGGAATTCAAATATTACGACAAG AGTGGAAGGCTTGGACAGCCCCAGCTAACATGCAGCGCACAGACCTCCAGGAATCCAGCGCC GCCCAGAACTGTGCAGAACAACTTCTTCACCTCGTCTTCTCTCATCAATGCTGTCGTGGATGGACTTTCCCCAGCCG ATGATCACACATATGGAGTACCAACTGTATGGGCTGA ACCTGCTCCTCAAATCAAACGTGTCAGCGACAGGACAAACTATGGAGACGAAGCAACAGCACATGATCTGGTGCACCCCCCTCTGCATTCCTTCTACGGAGCCCTtgaaaga ATTGCACAGATATTCCAAAAAGTGGGTCTCAGTGTTGCTGAGGAGACGTTTGAAGAGGCCTGGAAGTTGACATCCATGAGACATCCTGCTGGTGACGTATGTGTGGAAAACTTTCGAAATGTGCTTGGTGAACTACGggcaaattaa